A stretch of Desulfuromonas acetexigens DNA encodes these proteins:
- a CDS encoding mannose-1-phosphate guanyltransferase encodes MKAVIMAGGFGTRIHPLTIDLPKPMIPLYNRPIMLHIIELLKKHGIDELVLLLYHQPMVIKNFFGDGSEFGVRITYVTPLEDFGTAGAVKMAAKHLDERFMIISGDLLTDFDLSQAIAFHEEHKAKATLTLTSVKDPLQFGVVITNKEGKITKFLEKPGWGEVFSDTINTGIYVLEPEVLDMIPEGENRDWSKDVFPQMLDNDDALYGCHLEGYWADIGNTDSYLESCEDIAEGRVEINLMEKPVTPARQDVRLFLGEEASYVDDENTSLKGMVVLGANTQVVGKARLSNCVVGRNCIIEDGVELRNAILWDNIYVKKNSTIHGAVLCDNVRVGQKVVIEEGAVVAEETTIGDEALIKKDVKIWPRKVIEGGATVTTNLIWGEKWRKSIFEGATVRGLTNVELTPEFAAKLGAAYGSILPKDSFVLSGRDSIRSSRMLKRSFAGGLLSAGINVRDTKMISLPVLRYKLTTFGESGGIHFRQSPDDPMATDILFYDAEGIEISSATAKNIERIFFKENFRRVHYTDPGGISEIPRIYDYYHEGFLHALDRKAIAKAAPKVVVDLNHSSAGEVLPALLNELGCEVIELNSQVTENCTGKGPEQDAKSMDQLSRIVVTLGAKAGFWMGPSGERLLLVDECGQAFSNIEALTTLAALVCKAEREGSLVVPVSAPSAIEQLAAEAGMQVKRTKTDPRSIIESAKERQVRFAASMDGRFAFPSFQYNFDALHTVAKILELLVRTGLTLGQTRQMLPRRFYEHVEVSCSQEFKGGIMRKMSEDSVDQEASFIDGVRIQMNQDWALVLPDQYRPVTHIIAESAELSTARRLVESYRLKVERWKQELQ; translated from the coding sequence ATGAAAGCTGTCATCATGGCGGGAGGCTTCGGCACCCGCATTCATCCCCTGACCATCGACCTGCCCAAACCGATGATTCCCCTCTACAACCGGCCGATCATGCTGCACATCATCGAACTGCTGAAGAAGCACGGTATCGATGAGCTGGTCCTGCTCCTTTACCACCAGCCGATGGTCATCAAGAACTTCTTCGGCGACGGTAGCGAATTCGGCGTGCGCATCACCTATGTCACGCCGCTGGAAGACTTCGGCACCGCCGGCGCGGTGAAGATGGCGGCGAAACATCTCGACGAGCGCTTTATGATCATCAGCGGCGACCTCCTCACCGACTTCGACCTGTCGCAGGCCATCGCCTTTCATGAGGAGCACAAGGCGAAAGCGACGTTGACCCTGACCTCGGTGAAAGACCCCCTGCAGTTCGGCGTGGTCATCACCAACAAGGAAGGGAAAATCACCAAATTTCTGGAGAAACCGGGCTGGGGCGAGGTCTTTTCCGACACCATCAACACCGGCATCTACGTGCTTGAGCCGGAAGTTCTCGACATGATTCCCGAAGGGGAGAACCGCGACTGGTCCAAGGACGTCTTCCCGCAGATGCTCGACAACGACGATGCCCTCTACGGCTGCCATCTCGAGGGCTACTGGGCCGACATCGGCAACACCGACTCCTATCTGGAATCCTGCGAGGACATCGCCGAGGGGCGGGTCGAGATCAATCTCATGGAAAAACCGGTGACCCCGGCCCGGCAGGATGTCCGGCTCTTTCTCGGCGAAGAAGCGAGCTACGTCGATGACGAGAACACCTCCCTGAAGGGGATGGTCGTCCTCGGCGCCAACACCCAGGTGGTGGGCAAGGCCCGGCTGAGCAACTGCGTGGTCGGCCGCAACTGCATCATCGAGGACGGCGTCGAGCTGCGCAACGCCATCCTCTGGGACAACATCTACGTCAAGAAGAACAGCACCATCCACGGCGCGGTCCTCTGCGACAACGTGCGCGTCGGTCAGAAAGTCGTCATTGAGGAAGGCGCGGTGGTCGCCGAGGAGACGACTATCGGCGACGAGGCCCTGATCAAGAAGGATGTGAAGATCTGGCCGCGCAAGGTCATTGAAGGGGGGGCGACAGTCACCACCAACCTGATCTGGGGCGAGAAATGGCGCAAGAGCATCTTCGAGGGTGCGACCGTGCGCGGGCTGACCAACGTCGAGCTGACCCCCGAATTTGCCGCTAAACTCGGCGCCGCCTACGGCTCGATCCTGCCCAAGGATTCCTTCGTCCTCTCCGGCCGCGATTCGATCCGCTCGTCGCGCATGCTCAAGCGTTCTTTCGCCGGCGGGCTGCTCTCGGCGGGGATCAACGTCCGCGACACCAAGATGATCTCTCTGCCGGTGCTGCGCTACAAGCTCACCACCTTCGGCGAATCGGGGGGCATCCACTTCCGCCAGTCGCCGGACGATCCCATGGCCACCGACATTCTCTTCTACGATGCCGAAGGGATTGAAATTTCCTCGGCCACGGCCAAGAACATCGAGCGGATCTTCTTCAAGGAAAACTTCCGTCGGGTGCACTACACCGACCCCGGCGGCATCTCGGAGATCCCCCGCATCTACGACTATTACCACGAAGGCTTCCTCCATGCCCTCGACCGCAAGGCTATCGCCAAGGCGGCACCGAAGGTCGTGGTCGACCTCAACCATTCGTCGGCCGGCGAGGTGCTGCCGGCGCTCCTCAACGAACTGGGCTGCGAGGTCATCGAGCTCAACTCCCAGGTCACCGAGAACTGCACCGGCAAGGGCCCCGAGCAGGACGCCAAATCCATGGACCAGCTCTCGCGCATCGTCGTCACCCTCGGGGCCAAGGCCGGCTTCTGGATGGGACCGTCGGGGGAACGGCTGCTGCTGGTCGATGAGTGCGGCCAGGCCTTCTCCAACATCGAAGCGTTGACCACCCTGGCGGCGCTGGTCTGCAAGGCCGAACGGGAAGGGAGTCTGGTGGTGCCGGTTTCGGCGCCCTCGGCCATCGAACAGCTGGCGGCCGAGGCCGGCATGCAGGTGAAGCGGACCAAGACTGACCCCCGCTCCATCATCGAATCGGCCAAGGAGCGGCAGGTGCGTTTCGCCGCCTCGATGGACGGGCGCTTCGCCTTCCCCTCATTCCAGTACAATTTCGACGCCCTCCACACCGTCGCCAAGATCCTGGAGCTGCTGGTGCGCACCGGCCTGACCCTGGGCCAGACCCGGCAGATGCTGCCGCGACGCTTCTACGAGCATGTGGAAGTCTCCTGCTCCCAGGAGTTCAAGGGGGGGATCATGCGCAAGATGAGCGAGGATTCCGTCGACCAGGAAGCCTCCTTCATCGACGGGGTGCGTATCCAGATGAACCAGGACTGGGCACTGGTCCTTCCCGACCAGTACCGGCCGGTCACCCACATCATCGCCGAGTCGGCGGAACTTTCTACCGCCCGCCGGCTGGTGGAAAGCTACCGATTGAAAGTCGAAAGATGGAAACAGGAACTCCAGTAG
- a CDS encoding response regulator produces MARLLIVDDERDIRHLYAAELEDEGYEVESAGSGAEAAEKLNHQHFDLVVLDIQMKGESGLQLLQKIVKERTDLPVILCTAFSCYKEDFSSWLADGYVVKSSDLSELKREIDRVLKKKHS; encoded by the coding sequence ATGGCCCGCTTGCTGATCGTTGACGATGAACGGGATATCCGCCACCTCTACGCCGCCGAGCTCGAGGACGAAGGCTACGAGGTGGAAAGTGCCGGCAGCGGCGCCGAGGCGGCGGAGAAACTCAATCACCAGCACTTCGACCTGGTCGTGCTCGACATCCAGATGAAGGGGGAAAGCGGTCTCCAGCTCTTGCAGAAGATCGTCAAGGAGCGCACCGACCTGCCGGTCATCCTCTGCACCGCCTTTTCCTGCTACAAGGAAGACTTCTCCTCCTGGCTGGCCGACGGCTATGTGGTGAAGAGCTCCGATCTGTCCGAATTGAAGCGAGAAATCGACCGAGTCCTGAAGAAAAAACATTCCTAG
- a CDS encoding GAF domain-containing sensor histidine kinase has product MPSGCCWNKETISPDECRFLRPGDEELLFNRKKRFLVRCLECPLFLEELRRLNGDPDGLPAFFFYAIEEILALRAEMQGLTQQTEARTREIRFLHEVSQILQTSVAMDEVLSLALTAITAGKGFGLNRAILLLVDKDRQHLKGHIAVGPRNREEAGRIWHEIESHDYSLQDMGQILREQKMVAEKEKFRDLLEILSVPMNCAEHLFIATLNEQRTRHIVNLWEEPGIERRQTETLGVGELLLVPLISKNRRIGLLLADNIINGRPITPEDVQSLETFALPVAFAIERASLYERLQEELGKITEANNRLREQQELIVRMEKMALVGKIASNISHTIRNPLTIIGGFARSLLKHTPPEDAKRGHIESIIRESRRLEEVLQEVLSYSESLHPTFDWWDINQLIAGVFAGMRDDLEMNRIACRFDLEPNLPKAKLDFKKISYCLRALVTNAIEAMPSGGEIVARSSLHDERIHIELTDNGPGMSEETIRTVTAPFFSTKDSGSGLGLSLCTRILDEHAALLDIASELGRGTTITIKLTIAREDDHGPLADR; this is encoded by the coding sequence GTGCCTTCAGGCTGCTGCTGGAACAAAGAAACCATATCTCCCGACGAGTGCCGTTTCCTGCGGCCCGGCGACGAAGAACTGCTCTTCAATCGTAAAAAACGGTTCCTGGTGCGCTGCCTCGAGTGCCCATTATTTCTCGAAGAGTTGCGACGCCTGAATGGCGACCCGGACGGCTTGCCCGCCTTCTTTTTCTACGCCATCGAAGAAATCCTGGCCCTGCGCGCCGAGATGCAGGGGCTGACCCAGCAGACCGAGGCCCGCACCCGGGAAATCCGTTTTCTGCATGAAGTCAGCCAGATCTTGCAGACTTCGGTCGCCATGGATGAAGTCCTCTCCCTGGCGCTGACCGCCATTACCGCCGGCAAGGGGTTTGGCCTGAATCGGGCGATTCTGCTGCTGGTCGACAAGGATCGCCAGCACCTCAAGGGACATATCGCCGTCGGTCCCCGCAACCGTGAAGAGGCCGGGCGTATCTGGCACGAAATCGAAAGCCACGACTATTCCCTGCAGGACATGGGACAGATTCTGCGGGAACAGAAGATGGTGGCGGAAAAGGAAAAATTCCGCGACCTGCTCGAAATCCTTTCGGTTCCCATGAACTGTGCCGAGCATCTCTTCATCGCCACCCTCAACGAACAGCGGACCCGGCACATTGTCAATCTCTGGGAAGAGCCGGGGATCGAGCGCCGCCAGACGGAAACCCTCGGCGTCGGCGAACTGCTGCTGGTGCCGCTGATCAGCAAGAACCGCCGCATCGGCCTGCTTCTCGCCGACAACATCATCAACGGCCGGCCGATCACGCCCGAGGACGTACAATCCCTGGAGACCTTCGCCCTGCCCGTCGCCTTCGCCATCGAGCGCGCTTCCCTCTACGAGCGCCTGCAGGAGGAATTGGGGAAGATCACCGAGGCCAACAACCGCCTGCGCGAGCAGCAGGAACTGATCGTGCGCATGGAGAAGATGGCCCTGGTCGGCAAGATCGCCTCGAACATCTCCCACACCATCCGCAACCCCCTGACGATTATCGGCGGGTTCGCCCGCAGCCTGCTCAAGCACACGCCGCCGGAAGACGCCAAACGCGGCCACATCGAATCGATCATCCGCGAATCCCGCCGCCTCGAAGAGGTGCTGCAGGAAGTGCTGAGCTACTCGGAGTCGCTGCATCCAACCTTCGACTGGTGGGACATCAACCAGCTGATCGCCGGGGTCTTCGCCGGCATGCGCGACGACCTGGAAATGAACCGCATCGCCTGCCGCTTCGATCTTGAACCGAATCTGCCCAAGGCCAAGCTCGACTTCAAGAAGATCTCCTACTGCCTGCGCGCTCTGGTCACCAACGCCATCGAGGCGATGCCCAGCGGCGGCGAGATCGTCGCCCGCAGCTCGCTGCACGACGAGCGCATCCACATCGAACTGACCGACAACGGCCCCGGCATGAGCGAGGAAACGATCCGCACCGTGACAGCCCCCTTCTTCTCCACCAAAGATTCAGGGAGCGGCCTGGGGCTGTCGCTCTGTACCCGGATTCTCGATGAACACGCGGCCCTGCTCGACATCGCCAGCGAACTCGGCCGCGGCACCACCATCACCATCAAACTCACTATCGCCAGGGAGGACGACCATGGCCCGCTTGCTGATCGTTGA
- a CDS encoding TIGR01212 family radical SAM protein (This family includes YhcC from E. coli K-12, an uncharacterized radical SAM protein.): protein MSIKRYRVFSEYLKEEYGGRVHKISVDAGFSCPNRASNRAGAGCLFCDPGGSGAVGIDRALSVAEQLEQGKEVMVRKYKAKRFIAYFQPFSNTFAPVPRLRALYDEALAVSGIVGLAVGTRPDCLPDDVLDLLTEYHRRTDFWLEIGVQSRHDATLDYLRRGHDYTAFLKAYAGAKARGLKVCAHVILGLPGEDRAAMLATADEMARLRVDGIKIHLLHVLKGTPLGGLYEEGMIPVLDQEEYVGLAVDFLERLHPETFIHRLTGDGPRDLLLAPLWSLKKWEVLNAIDAELERRDTRQGAKSRWPT from the coding sequence ATGAGCATTAAACGCTATCGGGTTTTTTCCGAATACCTCAAAGAAGAGTACGGCGGACGGGTGCACAAGATCTCCGTCGACGCCGGTTTCTCCTGCCCCAACCGCGCCTCGAACCGGGCCGGTGCCGGCTGCCTTTTCTGCGATCCCGGCGGCTCCGGGGCGGTCGGCATCGACCGTGCCCTGAGCGTGGCTGAACAACTTGAGCAGGGCAAGGAAGTGATGGTCCGCAAATACAAGGCAAAACGCTTCATCGCCTACTTCCAGCCTTTTTCCAACACCTTCGCCCCTGTGCCGCGCCTGCGTGCTCTCTATGACGAGGCCCTGGCCGTTTCCGGCATCGTCGGCCTGGCGGTCGGCACCCGCCCCGACTGCCTGCCCGACGACGTCCTCGACCTGCTCACCGAATACCACCGGCGCACCGATTTCTGGTTGGAGATCGGCGTGCAGAGCCGCCACGACGCCACTCTCGATTATCTTCGCCGCGGGCACGATTATACCGCTTTTCTCAAGGCTTACGCAGGCGCCAAGGCACGTGGGCTGAAGGTTTGCGCCCACGTCATTCTCGGTCTGCCCGGGGAAGATCGCGCGGCGATGCTCGCCACCGCCGACGAGATGGCGCGGCTGCGCGTCGACGGCATCAAGATCCACCTGCTGCATGTGCTCAAAGGAACGCCCCTGGGCGGGCTCTACGAGGAAGGGATGATCCCGGTGCTGGACCAGGAAGAGTACGTCGGATTGGCCGTCGACTTCCTCGAACGACTGCACCCGGAAACCTTCATCCACCGCCTCACCGGCGACGGCCCCCGCGATCTGCTGCTGGCGCCTTTGTGGTCGCTGAAGAAATGGGAAGTGCTCAATGCCATCGACGCCGAGCTGGAGCGGCGCGATACGCGGCAGGGCGCAAAATCACGGTGGCCGACGTAG